A window of Paenibacillus sp. 19GGS1-52 contains these coding sequences:
- a CDS encoding ABC transporter substrate-binding protein, whose translation MKKASRRTMSLALALGLSFSVMLSACGGGNNNNTAAATDPPAATNTQTADNNQASTDTAGTPLELAMKGDYKGTKVTMFGPFVDADQVKFESSIKDFEAKTGIDIQYEGSKEFEATINIRVDGGNAPDIADFPQPGLLASIAKTGKVVDLTSVLDQAKLKANYNKSWLDMSTMDGKDGKIMAGIWNRSNVKSLVWYPKKQFEAAGYKVPETWDEMMALTEQIAKDGDPAWTIGIESGAATGWAATDWVENIMLRTTTPENYDKWVKGELSFTSPEVKNAVEIMSKIWLNKDYVYGGTKSIVTTAFGDAPKPMFENPPKAWFNLMGNFITSFFPETAKVDEDYDWFYLPPIDAQYGKPVLVAGDIYAMFNDRPEVRAVMEYFTTGESIKTWVQSGGVIAPMNDASLDWYSSESDRRMAKLVQDASTLRFDGSDLMPGKVGAGTFWKGMTDYVSGTATLDQALEQIQSGWKN comes from the coding sequence ATGAAAAAAGCTTCAAGACGTACAATGTCATTGGCTTTGGCGCTAGGTTTATCCTTCTCAGTAATGCTGAGTGCATGCGGCGGGGGTAATAATAATAATACTGCTGCAGCGACTGATCCACCAGCAGCAACTAATACACAAACAGCTGATAACAACCAAGCATCGACTGATACTGCGGGTACTCCACTGGAACTAGCGATGAAAGGTGACTATAAAGGAACAAAGGTAACCATGTTCGGACCATTCGTAGATGCCGACCAAGTGAAATTTGAGAGCAGCATCAAAGACTTTGAAGCAAAAACAGGAATTGATATTCAGTATGAAGGCTCCAAAGAGTTCGAAGCTACAATCAACATTCGGGTTGATGGTGGCAATGCGCCTGATATCGCGGATTTCCCACAACCGGGACTGTTAGCCTCTATTGCTAAGACTGGCAAGGTTGTGGATCTGACTAGCGTATTGGATCAAGCAAAACTAAAGGCTAATTACAATAAGAGTTGGCTTGATATGTCGACAATGGATGGCAAAGACGGCAAGATTATGGCCGGTATCTGGAACCGCAGTAATGTGAAGAGCTTAGTATGGTATCCGAAGAAACAATTTGAAGCAGCAGGCTACAAGGTTCCTGAAACTTGGGATGAAATGATGGCTTTGACTGAACAAATTGCCAAAGACGGTGATCCTGCCTGGACGATTGGTATTGAAAGCGGCGCGGCAACAGGCTGGGCAGCAACGGATTGGGTAGAAAACATTATGCTGCGTACAACTACACCAGAGAATTATGACAAATGGGTTAAAGGCGAATTGTCATTTACCTCTCCTGAAGTGAAAAACGCGGTTGAAATCATGTCCAAAATTTGGCTCAACAAGGATTATGTATATGGCGGTACTAAATCAATCGTAACTACAGCATTTGGGGATGCTCCGAAACCGATGTTCGAGAATCCACCTAAAGCTTGGTTCAACTTGATGGGTAACTTCATTACAAGTTTCTTCCCAGAAACGGCGAAGGTTGATGAAGATTATGATTGGTTCTACCTTCCACCCATTGATGCACAATATGGCAAGCCAGTGCTTGTAGCAGGGGATATTTACGCTATGTTCAATGATCGTCCTGAAGTTCGTGCGGTCATGGAATACTTCACAACGGGTGAATCCATCAAGACTTGGGTACAATCCGGTGGTGTAATCGCGCCAATGAACGATGCATCCCTAGACTGGTACAGCTCTGAATCTGACCGTCGGATGGCGAAGCTGGTACAAGATGCCTCTACCCTTCGTTTCGACGGATCTGACTTGATGCCAGGTAAAGTAGGCGCAGGTACGTTCTGGAAAGGTATGACCGACTATGTAAGTGGTACAGCTACGTTGGATCAGGCACTTGAACAAATTCAATCAGGCTGGAAAAACTAA